The Ignavibacteriales bacterium region CGTTCTTGATGAGCTTCGATGAAAGTATGGCCGAGGCCGCAATCGGTACAATCTGGTCGTCATCGCCGTGGATGATCAAAGTCGGTATATCAAATTTCTTTAGATCTTCGGTGAAATCCGTCTCGGAAAATGCTTTGATGCAATCTAGTTCGTTCTTGAGACCACCCTGCATCCCCTGCAACCAGAACGCATTCCGCATTCCCTCCGTAACCTTGTGGTCCTTGCGATTGGCACCATAGAACGGTATAGTTAAGTTTTTGAAGAACTGCGAGCGGTCGGCAGCGACACCAGCGCGGATTTTGTCAAACGCGTCAATCGGCAGTCCGCCGGGATTGGTCTTCGTCTTCAGCATCAGTGGTGTCACTGAACCCATGAGAATAACTTTTGCGATGCGGGATGTTCCATGACGGCCAATATAACGGGCGACCTCACCGCCTCCCGTGGAATGGCCAATCATCGTAACGCCTTTCAGATCGAGCGCTTCTAATAATTCCGCCAGGTCCTCAGCATAGGTATCCATCTCGTTGCCGATCCACGGCTGGCTTGATCGGCCATGGCCACGACGGTCATGCGCAATGCAGCGATAGCCATGGGACGATAGAAAGACCATCTGGTACTCCCAAGCATCAGCATTCAGCGGCCAGCCATGGCTGAAGACAACGGCTTGACCCGAGCCCCAATCTTTGTAGTAAATTTGCGTATTGTCTTTGGTGATTATCGTACTCATTTTAGTCCATTCTTTCGTTATTACCCCGCGACGCAAGAGCGTCCGAGGCTATTATTTTTTATATTTTGATCTGTTACACTTGTGGTCTATCGGTGTCTTACGGTAAGACACAACGAACGATTGAGTTCTCTTTTTTCCTCCATGATTCGCCAAAGCCTTCAATTATTTTTACGAAATAATTGACTCCTATGTCTGCAAGCATACCGATGATTTTGTCAAACGGAAATAGCTCGAAAGGATGATAAAGTAGTTAATTCTTTTTCGGGAGGCGGCCGCACAACGTTCTCTTTCGGAGAGGCATTCAAGTTAGACTAGCAATTGTCAAGTTACTTTCTAAAACGTGGCAAGCAAGAAATACCCAAGAGTACCGCAGTGTTATTTTACAAAGCACTCTTTCATTTAGTTCACAATTATCTTTTAAACATCGTAAGGACATTCCTTAGATTATTTTCGTCATTATTTGGGATTGTTAACGATGATGCCGCATACGATCAAGCCACTTCTTTTTTCTTTCCCAGCGGCAACGCAAATGAAAATGTACTTCCAATTCCTTCCTGGCTTTCAACCCAAATTACACCTCCGTGCGCTTCGACGATACTTCGACAGATGGCCAGCCCTAGTCCGGTTCCTTTTAATGTTATCTCTGAATTTCCAGATGTCTGACGGTATTTTTCAAACAGGGAAGCAATTTCTTTCGCCGGAATGCCCGGGCCGGTATCTGTGATACTGACGAGCGCCACAGGATCGGATATCCCCCGACTCACGAGATCCTGTTGAGGACCCTCGATGTACGTCGTTGTAAGTGTGATCTTGCCGCCGATCATTGTAAACTTGACAGCATTTCCCACCAAATTATCAATCACTTGTTCAAGTTTTTTAGCGTCGGCTATGATTTGTATTGAAGATGAAACCGGTTTCATTACTAACGTTAGAGATTTTTTTGCCAACAACGGCCGCAATCGTGCTACAGCACGTTTCACCACCTCAAGCAAATCTATCTCTGTGGTGTTTAACTTGACATATTCTGCTTCAAGTTTCGAGAGATCGAGTATATCATCGATAATTGATTTCATATGATTGCTCGATTCCATCATAATCTGCAGTATTTCTTGCTGGGTATTTTTCATTACAGGATCAGTGAGGAGCATCTCCAAAAAACCTGCAATCCCGAGCAGCGGACCACGGAGATCGTGTACAAGCATGGAAAAATAATCGTTCTGTAACTGCCGCAATCGTTTTTCCGCCGTTGTGAGGCGAAGAATGGAACGGACACGCACAAGCAACTCACGAGCGTCGATTGGTTTATAAAGATACTCATTGACGCCAAGCTCAAAGCCGCGTTCCATATCCTGGGCATCGCGCATATGCCCTGTTAAAAAGATGACAGGCAGATCGTGCGTATGTTTGTGAGCACGGATAAGTGTCAGGACGGTAAATCCGTCCATCTCAGGCATGTGAATGTCCAGCAGCGTTAAATCACAGTGTTCTTGTTCCAATACGTTGAAAGCCGCTCCTCCACTGGAAGCAGTCGTAACTCTATAACCGCTCCGCCGAAGCAATTCTGCAACTGTATCTCTATGGTCCTGTTCGTCGTCGACAACCAGGATGTGAGTCGCCTGTTCTTGTTCTTGAACCTTTTTCATAAGATTATGCAATTAATTTTAATTTATTTTATTAACCGGGTCTTAGTGTGGAGAGAAATTGTTCCTTTGCATTAAGCATGTTAACCTGCTATTGTTTTGTTTTATCGGATATAGCTCGAAAGGATGATAAAGTAGTTAATCCTTTCTGAAGGAGTATATATGCTCTTTTCATAGAGAGTTTTAGATTAGCGTTTTCCGGGATAACTTAACGAAGAAATGCAGCAGATTAATAAAAGGTCCGGCTAACTCACGGGTCTCAAGTATCTCAATTATTTGTTAATGCTTCATCATTATCGGGATGCACGTCCTGCGTGATCGTACTGTCCATTAATAGTTATCCTATTGCACTTTTACCCGAGCGGAGCGAACCAGAAATTTCAGCGAAGTCAATCGTGATTTGTGTGTGATTATCGTGTTCATTGTTTTTCTACTTTTTTTTCAGTGAGTGCCGTCGACCTTTCCGGTCCGTTGGTGTTCCCGCTCTCGATGGTCGTCCTGACCGCCTCTGGCGGATGACTTTCTTCCTCTCGTCGATCATCTGAAATCGAAGCGGCAATAGCTGCAGCTTGCTCTACAGGCACACCTACTGTCCGGCGCAGATACTCTTTCTCTGCGCGCTCGTCACCGACGCGCTGATCCACATCTGCAACCCGTTCTTGCTTACCCGGAAGCTCAATTCGAAGTTCTTCGATGAGCATCATAATGGTTGCTGCAATAGGGAGCGCGAGGAGCGCGCCGAGGATCCCCATCACCGTCCCGCCCGCAAGGAGCGCGAAGAGCACGATAGACGACGGAAGGCGCAGCGCACGTCCGTAAATACGAGGAACAAGCACACGGCTCTCGAATTCCTCATACGCGAGCATGATCAACAAGATAACGGTCACGACCACCGGGCCACGCGCCAGCGCCGCAACGACCATCGGTGCTATAGAAAGGATTGCGCCGATATATGGTAGAATATCTGCTATGCCCGCAAACACAGCAAGCGCCAACGCATTTGGCACGCCGCATAACACCAGAAGGACGAACGAAAAGATCGCAATGGACAGGCACGTAATCAGTTGCCCACGAATGTAAGCGCCGACAATTGTCTCCAGATTCATCATAACGCGAGCTAAGCGGATATGGTGCGATCGAGGAACGACCGCGAAAAGCCAGCCACGGAGCCGGTCGCGGTCGATCATGATGTAGAGCGCGAGAAAGATGGCGCTGATGCCATACGCAGTAATTTCGAAAATGCGCATTGAGATGGCGAGGACCGTTGTGCTGATGGCACTCGATATAGCCTCGTACTTAATGTCCCGCAGCCAGCCCGCTATTGGCGCTGTCAGATTGGAACGGGCGAGATAATCCGAAAGTTGTGCACGGAATACAGGTTCTTGGTCAATAAGTGCCGAGGCCTGTACCAACAACGACGGTATCGTCAGAATTAAGGCGAGAATCACGACGACAAAGAAGAGTGTGAAAACGATGACGATCCCAAGGGTGTGCTTGACACGCCGTGCCTCCATCCAGCTGACAGATGGACTCATTGTCCCGACGATCAGGAGAGCGACGACGAGCACTAGGAAAACCGGCCAAAGCTGGATCAGCAACCACAAGCAGGCTACAACAAGGATGAGCTGGATCATAGTCTTAGACGATACCTCGAAGCGCATAACACGTATTTTCTTGTCAGTCGAGGGCCTGTGCTCGGGGAGTGGCGGATCGGTGACCGCATTTGATTGGATCTCTTTTTTCATTTTCTTTTCCTTTGCGTCACAGTTTCAGCCAGTAGCGTTGCCGCACACACCAGCACAAGCATCGCAACACGCTTCGTGCCGTGGCACCCGATGTAGCGGGTACTCTCTCCACTGTCTTTTGCGGTAATCGCGTTCATGGCAAGATTTCTTTCGTTGATTAAGAGAGGTTGCCGCGGTGTTGTTTTTCGCTTTTTCGCAGCGCTTCCTCAGTACTTTTGCGAACGGCTATCTCAGCCGAAAGTTCCGCAGTTCTTTCCGTTACTAATTCTTCTAAACGTTCATTAAGTTTTCTTAAATCATCCTGTGCCTTTACCAGTTCATCGTTTCTCTGAACTGCCGCTTCATACGTTGAGATGAGCAGCGTAAGTATTTGCTGATGATCCACTGTAATAACCCGTTTCTTACCTCCAACGAGTACTTCCAATTCAACTTTAATCGTTTCGCTTTTGTGAATTTCCCTATCGGAAAGGATCTGTTCAATTTGTGAAACAAGATACTCTTCCCGAAATGGTTTGGTCAGGAAATTATCAGCTCCACAAGAAATAGCTTCCATCACATCTTCTGTTCGAGAAAAGGCTGTCAGCAGAATAACGGGAATGTTAGTAGTCTTCTCACGAGATTTTATTTCTTTGCACAGATCGTAGCCATTCATTACCGGCATTTGGATATCGGTGATAACCAAGGAAGGATTATGTTCAATGACCATTCCTATGGCTTCTTTGCCATCTTTAGCAACAAGTACCTTGTACTTGTGTTTCTCAAGAAAATACTTCAATTGTTCAGCCTGAGTCGGACTGTCCTCGGCTATTAGAATTTGATCAATCTCTTTTACGACATTCTTTTTAGTTTTCATACAATCACCTTTTCATTTTTATTTATTAGCGCTGTGAGAGCAACTATAATCTCTTCCGGTGAAAGAATATACGTTGCCGCATGAAGTTTTATTGCTTCACCGGGCATACCGTATATAATAGAGCTCTCTTCATCCTGTGCAAAAGTAACCGCCCCTTTTTCTTTCATTATTTTCAATTCATCTGCTCCATCCCGCCCCATTCCTGTGAGTAATATACCAACTGCATGGGAACCGAAATTTTGTGCTACTGAACGAAAAAGGTAGGCAACCGAAGGACGCAGACCATTTTCCAAGTCATTGTGGTTGAGTACAATTTTAGGCCCTCGTTCAATTCCCATGTGAAAATCATCCGGAGCGACGTATCCGTGTCCCGGCAGCGGGTATTCACCATCGGAAGCAATATGTAATGGAAAATTGGTTGTATTCTGTAACCATTCAACAAATCCCGCTGTGAAACCTTTTGAGATGTGTTGAACAATGAATATTGGAACCGGAAGATCTTTAGGTAATCCGGAAAGTATTGTTTGCAAGACATTAGGGCCGCCTGTAGATGCACCGATAGCAATGATTTGAATATCCGATTCCGCTCGAAAATATTTTCCGATTGACGGTTTCGTAGTCTCTTGTCCTGTTGAAGTTCGAGCGATACGTTTAACCAACTTCACTTCGGACATGAGTTTTAATGTCTGGGTTAACTGCTGTGTCTCTTTTTCATAATCGGGGTGATCTGCACTCGGCGGTTGTTGTATTATCGCTAAAGCTCCTGCCTCAATCATGCGAAAAGAAACTGCCGCATCATTCGCCGCAACACTGCCAGTCACTATAACAATAGGTGTTGGTGTTGTTTCCATAATAATGCGTGTTGCCTCAAGACCGTCTAATTTTGGCATCTTCCAACCCATTGCAATAACATCCGGATGTAATTGCTTTACAGCTTCCAGAGCTTCTTCACCATCAGACGCGACACCGACAACTGTCAACATCGGATCTGAACTGATTGCGTGTCTGAGTACTTGCTGCATGACAAGTGAATTTTCCGCGATGAGAACTTTGATCATTTTTATGACTCTCGAATATTTCTATAAGTTTGTTCCTGCTCAGTGCTGCAGTTATAAAAGTCTTTTTATTACTTCTAATAAATTACTCTGGTCAAAACTACTCTTGACAATATACGCATTGGCACCAACATCGATCCCGTGCTCGCGGTCTTCTCTCGATTCAAGTGCTGTCACCAAAACAACAGGCACCTCCGATAATTTTTTATCTTTACGAATTTTTGCTGTGAGTTCAAATCCGTTCATTCGCGGCATATCAACATCCGAGACGATGAGATCGAATTCTCCTTCGAGAGCTTTCGTCACCGCGTCAACACCGTCTACTGCGGTGATAACATCATATCCCGCGGTTTCGAGTATATTCTTTATGAGTGTTCTGGATGTAATTGAATCGTCGGTCACTAAAACTTTATAGACTTTTACCTCTTCCTGTACTTCATTTTTTGTTATTCTTTTCATCGAAACAGAATTCAATGCTGATTTCATCAAATCCGAAACATTAATGACCGGAACTACTGTGCCGGAACCAAGAACTGCGGCTCCGCTTATATTCCGTACACTTTGTAATTGCCTGCCTAATTTTTTTACAAGGATCTGATGTTCATCAATTATTTCATCAACCTTAAAACCGATACGATAATTACCTTGCGTAAGAACAACAATTTGGATGAAGTGCGGAAAAGATGGTGTGTTCCCTTTTTGTGACGAGGGTGCTTTCGTCCTATTAGGTAATCCCAGTACATCGCTTAAGCTTATGATCCAAATAATTTCTTGATCGACCAGAATAGTTTCCCGATTTTCTACCGTCTTTATCTCCTCGTTGCTAACCCTAAGGGCACGTGCGACATTCCCTGTCGGTATAATGAAGAAGTGTTCTGCGGTTTTTACTAAAACCCCTCTCACGGTAGACAAAGCGAGTGGCAGAATAAGGCGGAAGGTAGTGCCAATATCCGGCTGACTTTCGACGAAAACCTTTCCGCCAAGGTTTTCTACTTTCTCGCGAACAATAGCCAAACCCAGTCCGCGTCCGGAGATGTCTGTGATCATCGGACTTGTCGTAATTCCGGATTTAAATATTAAATCTAAAGATTCCTGAGTACTTATTCTTTCTCCATGCTCTTTTGAAACGACGCCTGCTTTGACAGCGGCAGAAATTACTTTTTCACCATTGATACCTGCACCGTCATCTGAGATACGTATTTCAAGGTTACGGCCATCGATCACTGTAAATGTGAGTGCTATAGTTCCCAGGGACGGTTTTTTTAATTCCACCCGTTTTTCCGGTTTCATTATTCCATGGTCAATACAATTTCTCAATAAATGTATCAACGGATCTTTCAGTTCTTCCAAAATCCGCTTGTCAACTTCAATCTCTTTACCATGAGTTATTAATTCTACTTCTTTACCTTGAGTGCGGGAAAGATCACGAACGAGTCTTGGAAATACTTCAATAATTGTAGATACGGGCAGCATCAAAATATTTTTCATTGATTCTACGTGATCATCAATCATTCGTCCAAGTGAACGCTGGTCGTTTTCTATTGCATGAGTAACGGTCACTATATTCCGCTCTGTTTCATCCAGCCGTTCATTCGTCCAATGAATCATCTCTTTTACTTGAAGTCCGTTATCGCTGGATCGCTGGACATCTAATTTTCTTAATTCCGTTTTCCATACTCCGACAAAATTACAAATACTTTTTAGTTCAACCGTTCTTTGAACAGAGGCTATTTTAGATTGAATCATTTGCTCAGCCTGTAAAAACAGCGGATCCAGTTTTGACGCTTGTATTCTCACGGTTTCCAAGTGCAATGGTTTCTCATCAACTGATTCAGCCTGTGCAGATTCTCTTTTTGCAGACAGCGCACCTTGCGCGATTTCTCTCGATGCTTTTTCTTCACTTACTAACTTTTTATCAAACAATACCCCGTTCACACGCTGAGTCTGTTGCTTGGTCTTATTAGGACGATTTTTAACAATTGTTATTTGCTCTTTCTTTTTTTTATTTGATTGATCTTCATCTGCGATGGAGAGTAACGTTCTTATTAATTCTCTATCATCACTCACTGATTTACTCCCGGTGCTGGAAATCATTTTCGAAAGGGCGTCCAGCGATTTATGGACAAGATCAAATTGATCGGCAGAGAAATAGATTTGTTTGTATTTTAACTTCGCGAACAAGCTCTCCAATACCTGGCACAGTGATTCGATATCCTTTCTATTGACAGAACGGGCAGCCCCTTTTAAACTATGTGCCTCACGATAAATAGTTTCAATCAATTCCGGCGACATTGTATTTTGGGGATTCTTCTCCAACTCGATTAAACCGGAAGAGAGTACATTGATATGCTCTTCCGCCTCAACTTGAAACATTGCTTGAAGTCGTTTTAAAAACTCTTCTTCTTTTGTTTTCATCGATATAACCAGCGTTATATTTTATACTGCTCAACAAGCTGTAATAATTTTAGCCCTAATTCATTTATATCCTTTGCGGCATTCCCTGTTTCCTTCATACTTACCGCATTCTCTGTTCCGGCTTGATTAATGTTTTTCATCGCTAAACCGATTTGATCCATCCCAACTACTTGTTGTTGACTCGATGCAACAATCTGAGAGGCCGCTTCAACCGCTTTGATGCTGCTCGCCGCTAAATTTTTTATTGCTTCGCCGGCTTGTGTTGATTGCTTTACTCCATTTTCTACAGCCTTACTGGTTTGTTCTGTAGCCATGACCGCCGCATTCGTGGCTTTCTGTATGTCACTTAATATATTACGCACTTGTATTGTGGCTTGTTTTGACTGCTGTGCAAGAGATTTAATTTCTTGAGCGACAACTGCAAATCCTTTCCCTTGCTCTCCGGCTTTTGCTGCTTCGATAGCGGCATTTACTGCCAGCAAATTTGATTGATCGGCTACGTCGGTAACTGTAGCAATGATGCCGCCAATCTGCTGGCTCTGTTCGCTCAAGCGAACAATGGTATTTGCAACTGCCTCCATTTGGTTTTGAATATCATCCATTCCGTTGACAGTTTCATCAACGGCTTTTTGACCGCTCTGAGTTACTTGAGCAGCCTGTTGAGCATTCTCTGAAACACGGCTTGCTTTTTGGCTGGAAAGTTGAGCCGCTTGTCGAACTGCTTCAACAGTTGCGGTCGTTTCTCTAATAGCAGAGGCTGTTTCAGCAATTCCTGATGCCACCTGAGTGGTGGCCGCCAGAATCTGGGTTGAGGAAACAGTCAGGATATTCACTGTTTTCCTTACTTCTTTCAGTACATTGGAGAGGTCGGTGTTCGTTATAATTAATTCTGCCGCACGTTTTTCTTTCTCTTCATTTTGAAAGATGAGCTCTTTGTTGGCAATGATTAACTCTGCCGCACGTTTTTCTTTCTCTGCGTTTTGAAAGGCGAGCTCTTTGTTGGCAATGATTAACTCTTCTGCCCGTTTTTCTTTCTCTTCGTTTTGAAAGATGAGTTCTTTGTTGGCAATAATTAACTCTGCTGCCCGTTTTTCTTTCTCTTCGTTTTGAAAGGCAAGCTCTTTGTTGGCAACAATTAACTCTGCTGCCCGTTTTTCTTTCTCTCCGTTTTGAAAGATGAGCTCTTTGTTGGCAATAATTAATTCTGCTGCCCGTTTTTCTTTCTCTTCGTTTTGGAAGATGAGCTCTTTGTTGGCAATAATGAGCTCTGCTGCCCGTTTTTCTTTCTCTTCGTTTTGAAAGGCAAGCTCTTTGTTGGCAATAATTAACTCTGCTGCCCGTTTTTCTTTCTCTTCGCTTTGGAAGGCGAGTTCTTTGTCGGCAATGATTAACTCTGCTGCCCGTTTTTCTTTCTCTTCGCTTTGGAAGGCGAGCTCTTTGTCGGCAATGATTAACTCCGCTGCCCGTTTTTCTTTCTCTTTGCTTTGGAAGGCGAGTTCTTTGTCGGCAATGATTAACTCCGCTGCCCGTTTTTCTTTTTCTTCGCTTTGGAAGGCAAGCTCTTTGTCGGCATTGATTAATTCTGCCGAACGTTTTTTGCTTCCCATTAGATTAAAGAAATTTTTCATTGGTTTTTCCTTTTATTAATTGATTCTTCATTCATTTCTTCGTTAACGATAATTTTTTCGTCGTTTAAAATACTTTCCGCATCAAGCAAAACAATATGCTCTTTTGTCACGCCTTTCAGATACTTTTTACCGATCCCTATGACACTCGGCGGAGCTGCCATGATCTCTTTAAGTGCCACAGATTGTGTCCCCTCCACAACATCAGCCAGAATACCAAACTCCATCCGTTCGTTATATATGATTATTACTTTATTCAGTTCTCCCAGACCTTTTTCCTGCAGATTGAAGAATTTTTTAAGATCAATGACCGAAACAATCTGTCCGCGGACGTTAATAATTCCCAAGACAAATGAGGGTGTACCGGGCAGTGTTGTCATATCTTTTAGAGGATATACTTCGCGAACAAATGCGGTTTCGATTCCGTATGTTTCATATGCCAAACGGAACAGAATAATTTCGACACATTCTTGCCGAACGGTTTCATCGTTCCCCCGTAGCGCCAACACGTGCGCTCTTTTCTTTAAGAGAGCACGTTTTTCTTCCGGCAAGAGAATTTCCTTTTGTTCAATTACTTCCTGCAAAGAAGTTACTTTGCGCTTGATTTCGTCCCAATTAATTTTTGTGGTGTGCTTTTGCCCGGGTGTCATTTGATGTAGTTTCATACCAGATCTCTTGTTTGATCCGCAGCAATAATTATTTCTTTGAATCTACCGGCAGTTAGTCCTTCGGATTCAAAGAGGATTTCATCCTGGTTATGTGTATTTAAAATCGTTAAAACAATTTCAGTGCATTTATTCGCGCTTTTAATATTACCAAGACGTTGATAAATATTTCCTAAGGAATAGTGCGAGAGAACAAAGTTGGGATCTAAAAATATTGCGCGTTTTAGCGAGATTACTGCTTCATCCAACTGATTATTTTCCTGCAAGATCGCTGCGTAGAGATAGTACAAGCCGGGGTTGAGTTTGTCTGCCGCGATTGCCTTTTCACATGTTTGTAATGCCATGTCAATCTTTCCCTGGTTTGCATACGCCCGAATGAAAAGAATCCGTTCTTCTGATGTTTGATCATCTTGTTGAAGCATCTCGGTGACTTCCGTGTAATTACCCTGCGCATACAACGCCAAGGCCTTGTCAACCACTGAATGAATTTGAAGTGGGATTTCTGCTTCAGGAAGGATTTCGTTTTCGATTCCCCGAAGTTGTGGTTTTATCTCTTTGATTATCTTGATCGGACTTACCTGCCAAGTATATCCCCTAGGTGTACGAACTGATACCTCGGCAGGAATCTGCTGATGTACTTTCGGATTATTCGATGACTTTTGAAAAAGAACCATCCCTGGAAAATTCACTGCTGTAAATTCTGACAAGCTCGGAAGAGAGAGTTCGCTTGCTGAAACCACCAGGTAACCGTTTTGTACGAGAGAGTTGAACAAACCGTTCACGACTTGACTGCAACGCTTCTCCGAAAAATACATGAGGACGTTACGGCAAAATATGAAATCCATGGCATTCGTATTATTGAGTAACGATGGAAAAACATCGTCAGCCAAGTTCAGATATTCAAATTTCACCATGCGTTTGATCTCGGGAATTATCTCGAATATGTCTTTCTCTTTGAGTGAAACGTATTTTTCTTTTAGCCACCGAGGTGAATTACGGAATGACCATTCACTAAACAAACCGGCTGGTGCTCTGTGTAATATTCGGCGGTTGATATCTGTTGCAAGAATTGTAATGTTCCAATCTTTTATCTGTGGAATTGCCCTGTGAAGAGCTATAGCAATTGAATATGGTTCTTCACCGGTTGAGCACCCGGCGCTCCATATTCTTATTCTCTTGCCTTCTTGCCGGGAACGAATCAGTTCGGGAATAATGCTTTGTTCTAATGCTTCAAAAGTTTCGGGTTCACGCCAGAAATATGTTTCGTTGATGGCAAGATGGGCGGTCAATATTTCTACATGCTCGTGTGTCATGGGTAAAGACATAATACGCTGTATAAAATTTTCTACTCCCGTATAGCCAAATTCTGTTGCAGCAGCAGTAATATTACGCTCTAAATCACTCCATCGTTCTTTAGGAAAATTCAACGCGAGATGTTCAGCAACAAATTCGCTAATTTGCAATAACGTATTTTCCGGAAGAGTATGCTTCATTTCTCACTTTCGGTAAGAGCACCATCCAGTACTCGTTCTTCATCAAGAGAAAGAAATTTTTCAAGATCAGTGATCAGTACAATACCATGTTCGATGGTCGCAACACCAGACAAATACTCTGTAAATGGGAACGACTCTTCTGCATCTAGTACCTGATGTTGTTCAAGGTCATACACACCATTGACCGAATCCACTACAAGCACGACACGCCGTTGAGAAGTCCGCGCAATAATGAATTGATCTTCTAAGTGGATATCGCGATGCGGCAACCGGAAGAGCTTGCGAATATCAATAACGGGAATGATCTCTCCGTGATAATTTATAACGCCTGAAACAACTTGGGGTGCTTTCGGTAAAGGCGTTATCTCCACCGCACGTTCAACTTTTACAACTTCAGATAAATAAAGAGCATAACGCGGTTCTTCAAGACTGAACAGAACAATTTTCTGTTTATCAATATGCTTGAAATTATCCACCGTTTATTCCTGAGAATATATTCGAAGACCGAACCATCACGCTTTTGATTTCCTGGATACCTCTATATGAAAGATCGTAGCGTTCACTGATAACAATATGCCTATGATAACTAGTGATGCCGTTGAGAGTTTGGATACGGAACATACTTTTTACATTTAAAAATTCACCACAGCAGCCAGCTATTATGTGCTTTCTCTATAAGTGTTTTCAACCCTGCTGTACCTTCTTTCAAATTAATAAACAGAGAATCGAAATTTTTCCCCGCCGTCGAATCCATGAGCAATCTACCAATTGTTCCATCTCCTGCTGTTGAATCCATGAGCAGCTTACCGATTGTTCCTTTACCTGATTCCATATTGTGTGAAATCTTTGATAAATCACTTGTAATGTTGGCCGTATTTTCCGTCGTCTGTTTTAGTGATGCCAGAGCATCGTCAATGTCATTTACTTTCTCCATAAGTATTTTAAATCCGGCTGAGCCGTTCTTCAAATTGGTGAACGTAGAATCGACATTTTGGCTCATCGATTGATCCATTAACAGCCTTCCTATTGTTCCTTTTCCTAATTGAATATTTTTTGTAATCTTCG contains the following coding sequences:
- a CDS encoding alpha/beta hydrolase, whose translation is MSTIITKDNTQIYYKDWGSGQAVVFSHGWPLNADAWEYQMVFLSSHGYRCIAHDRRGHGRSSQPWIGNEMDTYAEDLAELLEALDLKGVTMIGHSTGGGEVARYIGRHGTSRIAKVILMGSVTPLMLKTKTNPGGLPIDAFDKIRAGVAADRSQFFKNLTIPFYGANRKDHKVTEGMRNAFWLQGMQGGLKNELDCIKAFSETDFTEDLKKFDIPTLIIHGDDDQIVPIAASAILSSKLIKNATLKIYPGGPHGLADTHKDQLNIDLLDFLKA
- a CDS encoding hybrid sensor histidine kinase/response regulator, with protein sequence MKKVQEQEQATHILVVDDEQDHRDTVAELLRRSGYRVTTASSGGAAFNVLEQEHCDLTLLDIHMPEMDGFTVLTLIRAHKHTHDLPVIFLTGHMRDAQDMERGFELGVNEYLYKPIDARELLVRVRSILRLTTAEKRLRQLQNDYFSMLVHDLRGPLLGIAGFLEMLLTDPVMKNTQQEILQIMMESSNHMKSIIDDILDLSKLEAEYVKLNTTEIDLLEVVKRAVARLRPLLAKKSLTLVMKPVSSSIQIIADAKKLEQVIDNLVGNAVKFTMIGGKITLTTTYIEGPQQDLVSRGISDPVALVSITDTGPGIPAKEIASLFEKYRQTSGNSEITLKGTGLGLAICRSIVEAHGGVIWVESQEGIGSTFSFALPLGKKKEVA
- a CDS encoding AI-2E family transporter, giving the protein MKKEIQSNAVTDPPLPEHRPSTDKKIRVMRFEVSSKTMIQLILVVACLWLLIQLWPVFLVLVVALLIVGTMSPSVSWMEARRVKHTLGIVIVFTLFFVVVILALILTIPSLLVQASALIDQEPVFRAQLSDYLARSNLTAPIAGWLRDIKYEAISSAISTTVLAISMRIFEITAYGISAIFLALYIMIDRDRLRGWLFAVVPRSHHIRLARVMMNLETIVGAYIRGQLITCLSIAIFSFVLLVLCGVPNALALAVFAGIADILPYIGAILSIAPMVVAALARGPVVVTVILLIMLAYEEFESRVLVPRIYGRALRLPSSIVLFALLAGGTVMGILGALLALPIAATIMMLIEELRIELPGKQERVADVDQRVGDERAEKEYLRRTVGVPVEQAAAIAASISDDRREEESHPPEAVRTTIESGNTNGPERSTALTEKKVEKQ
- a CDS encoding response regulator, translated to MKTKKNVVKEIDQILIAEDSPTQAEQLKYFLEKHKYKVLVAKDGKEAIGMVIEHNPSLVITDIQMPVMNGYDLCKEIKSREKTTNIPVILLTAFSRTEDVMEAISCGADNFLTKPFREEYLVSQIEQILSDREIHKSETIKVELEVLVGGKKRVITVDHQQILTLLISTYEAAVQRNDELVKAQDDLRKLNERLEELVTERTAELSAEIAVRKSTEEALRKSEKQHRGNLS
- the cheB gene encoding chemotaxis-specific protein-glutamate methyltransferase CheB gives rise to the protein MIKVLIAENSLVMQQVLRHAISSDPMLTVVGVASDGEEALEAVKQLHPDVIAMGWKMPKLDGLEATRIIMETTPTPIVIVTGSVAANDAAVSFRMIEAGALAIIQQPPSADHPDYEKETQQLTQTLKLMSEVKLVKRIARTSTGQETTKPSIGKYFRAESDIQIIAIGASTGGPNVLQTILSGLPKDLPVPIFIVQHISKGFTAGFVEWLQNTTNFPLHIASDGEYPLPGHGYVAPDDFHMGIERGPKIVLNHNDLENGLRPSVAYLFRSVAQNFGSHAVGILLTGMGRDGADELKIMKEKGAVTFAQDEESSIIYGMPGEAIKLHAATYILSPEEIIVALTALINKNEKVIV
- a CDS encoding response regulator, which produces MKTKEEEFLKRLQAMFQVEAEEHINVLSSGLIELEKNPQNTMSPELIETIYREAHSLKGAARSVNRKDIESLCQVLESLFAKLKYKQIYFSADQFDLVHKSLDALSKMISSTGSKSVSDDRELIRTLLSIADEDQSNKKKKEQITIVKNRPNKTKQQTQRVNGVLFDKKLVSEEKASREIAQGALSAKRESAQAESVDEKPLHLETVRIQASKLDPLFLQAEQMIQSKIASVQRTVELKSICNFVGVWKTELRKLDVQRSSDNGLQVKEMIHWTNERLDETERNIVTVTHAIENDQRSLGRMIDDHVESMKNILMLPVSTIIEVFPRLVRDLSRTQGKEVELITHGKEIEVDKRILEELKDPLIHLLRNCIDHGIMKPEKRVELKKPSLGTIALTFTVIDGRNLEIRISDDGAGINGEKVISAAVKAGVVSKEHGERISTQESLDLIFKSGITTSPMITDISGRGLGLAIVREKVENLGGKVFVESQPDIGTTFRLILPLALSTVRGVLVKTAEHFFIIPTGNVARALRVSNEEIKTVENRETILVDQEIIWIISLSDVLGLPNRTKAPSSQKGNTPSFPHFIQIVVLTQGNYRIGFKVDEIIDEHQILVKKLGRQLQSVRNISGAAVLGSGTVVPVINVSDLMKSALNSVSMKRITKNEVQEEVKVYKVLVTDDSITSRTLIKNILETAGYDVITAVDGVDAVTKALEGEFDLIVSDVDMPRMNGFELTAKIRKDKKLSEVPVVLVTALESREDREHGIDVGANAYIVKSSFDQSNLLEVIKRLL